The proteins below come from a single Burkholderia sp. FERM BP-3421 genomic window:
- a CDS encoding fatty acyl-AMP ligase gives MENTIIARLYGHADLSPDKVVYADLEKGETLRQTCSFAQLRERVISIANALTELGYRGERALILETRPLDFVQTFLGCLAAGVVAVPVAVPTAKHAALAAGIARSARVRCILSGPREQLQLQDAMAAQLDPIAWHDVDTFPTTPGVLPGPALDAIAYGDAERLAFLQYTSGSTGRPKGVMVSHRSLMANEAVIGEAMRMHRDSVVIGWLPHYHDMGLIGNLLQTLYQGAQCVLMQPTDFVQKPVRWLRAISTYRGTVSGGPNFAYDLCVARIPAEQRAGLDLDSWDVAYSGAEPVRHATVQRFLDAYAPHGLRAASMFPCYGMAEGTLFITGVTPGTGVETVDLDRRALSIGEATRLVAADAPDAARFVGCGHVRGDSRVLIVHPETRLPLPEGSVGEIWARGASLADGYYGNPGASADTFGATLATDTHPRAPRYLRTGDLGVLRNGHLLIVGRLKDVLIVRGKNLYPQDLEHTAQAAHPALAAAGGGVFQPLGADDDRIVIVHELTRQGTREPDRERIVEAIRAAIIDRQGVRVHDVVLLKPGHLPRTTSGKVRRSRCRELYERGEFEALDALELTEAS, from the coding sequence TTGGAAAACACGATTATTGCTCGTCTGTACGGGCACGCCGATCTCTCGCCGGACAAAGTGGTTTATGCCGACCTGGAGAAAGGCGAAACGCTGCGGCAAACCTGTTCGTTCGCGCAATTGCGTGAACGCGTCATCTCGATCGCCAATGCGCTGACCGAACTCGGTTACCGCGGCGAGCGCGCGCTGATCCTCGAAACCCGTCCGCTCGACTTCGTGCAGACCTTCCTCGGCTGTCTCGCGGCAGGCGTGGTCGCGGTGCCGGTCGCGGTGCCGACCGCGAAGCATGCGGCGCTCGCGGCAGGCATCGCGCGCAGCGCACGCGTGCGCTGCATCCTGTCCGGCCCGCGCGAGCAGCTGCAGCTGCAGGACGCGATGGCCGCGCAGCTCGATCCGATCGCCTGGCACGATGTCGATACCTTCCCGACCACGCCCGGCGTGCTGCCCGGCCCGGCGCTCGACGCGATCGCCTACGGCGACGCCGAGCGGCTCGCGTTCCTCCAGTACACCTCCGGGTCGACCGGCCGGCCGAAGGGCGTGATGGTCAGCCATCGCAGCCTGATGGCCAACGAGGCGGTGATCGGCGAGGCGATGCGCATGCACCGCGATTCGGTGGTGATCGGCTGGCTCCCGCATTACCACGACATGGGCCTGATCGGAAATCTGTTGCAGACGCTCTACCAGGGCGCGCAATGCGTGCTGATGCAGCCGACCGACTTCGTGCAGAAGCCGGTGCGCTGGCTGCGCGCGATCTCGACCTATCGCGGCACCGTGAGCGGCGGCCCGAACTTCGCCTACGATCTGTGCGTGGCGCGCATCCCCGCCGAGCAGCGCGCGGGGCTCGATCTCGACAGCTGGGACGTCGCGTATTCGGGCGCCGAGCCGGTCCGCCACGCGACCGTGCAGCGCTTCCTCGACGCCTACGCGCCGCATGGCCTGCGCGCCGCCTCGATGTTCCCGTGCTACGGGATGGCCGAGGGCACGCTGTTCATCACGGGCGTCACGCCCGGCACGGGCGTCGAGACGGTCGACCTGGACCGGCGCGCGCTGTCGATCGGCGAGGCGACCCGCCTTGTCGCAGCGGACGCGCCCGACGCCGCGCGCTTCGTCGGCTGCGGCCACGTACGCGGCGACAGCCGCGTGCTGATCGTGCATCCCGAGACGCGCCTGCCGCTGCCCGAGGGCAGCGTCGGCGAGATCTGGGCGCGCGGCGCGAGCCTTGCGGACGGCTATTACGGCAACCCCGGCGCAAGCGCCGACACCTTCGGCGCGACGCTCGCCACCGACACCCATCCGCGCGCGCCGCGCTATCTGCGCACGGGCGATCTCGGCGTGCTGCGCAACGGCCACCTGCTGATCGTCGGCCGCCTCAAGGACGTGCTGATCGTGCGCGGCAAGAACCTGTATCCGCAGGATCTCGAACACACGGCGCAAGCCGCGCATCCCGCGCTCGCGGCGGCGGGCGGCGGGGTGTTCCAGCCGCTCGGCGCGGACGACGACCGCATCGTGATCGTCCACGAGCTGACGCGCCAGGGCACGCGCGAGCCGGACCGCGAGCGGATCGTGGAAGCGATCCGCGCGGCGATCATCGATCGGCAGGGCGTGCGCGTGCACGACGTCGTGCTGCTCAAGCCCGGCCACCTGCCGCGCACCACGAGCGGCAAGGTACGCCGCAGCCGCTGCCGCGAGCTGTACGAACGCGGCGAATTCGAAGCCCTCGACGCCCTCGAACTGACGGAGGCCAGCTAG